The Lepidochelys kempii isolate rLepKem1 chromosome 25, rLepKem1.hap2, whole genome shotgun sequence genome contains a region encoding:
- the FEM1A gene encoding protein fem-1 homolog A: protein MDLRTAVYNAARDGKLKLLQKVLGSRSREELEALTAGPGGGGTPLLIAARHGHREVVEYLLDHCGARVEEGGSVSFDGETIEGAPPLWAASAAGHLAVVRCLLERGASVNQTTLTNSTPLRAACFDGHLEIVRYLVGERGADLEVANRHGHTCLMISCYKGHREIAGYLLEKGADVNRRSVKGNTALHDCAESGSLEILQLLLRAKARMERDGYGMTPLLAASVTGHTNIVEYLIQGGLQNEEGDEMLGNEGGVCTARGRQQRGCGSGQETHQCCPEEGQQEGRKGCCATSQDEQQGPFECCSRGAAVEALELLGATFVDKKRDLLGALKYWRRAMELRHQGGQYLSKPEPRQLVLAYDYSREVSTLEELEALITDPDEMRMQALLIRERILGPSHPDTSYYIRYRGAVYADSGNFERCINLWKYALDMQQGNLEPLSPMTASSFLSFAELFSYVLQDRSKGTLATQLGFSDLMGVLSKGVREVERALLLHKDPVADSAQFTKALAIILHLVFLLEKVECTPEQEHQKRQTIYCLLKCSPRAKNGFTPLHMAVDKDTTTVGRYPVGKFPSLHVVNLLLECGADPDSRDYDNNTPLHIAAQNNCPLIMSALMEAGAHMDATNAFKQTAYELLDEKLLTKSMMQPFNYITLQCLAARALDKHKIPYKGFIPEELEAFIELH, encoded by the coding sequence ATGGACCTGCGCACGGCCGTCTACAACGCGGCCCGCGACGGGAagctgaagctgctgcagaaGGTGCTGGGCAGCCGGAGCCGGGAGGAGCTGGAGGCCCTGACGGCCGGGCCGGGCGGAGGGGGGACCCCGCTGCTGATCGCCGCCCGCCACGGGCACCGGGAGGTGGTGGAGTACCTGCTGGACCACTGCGGCGCCCGGGTGGAGGAGGGGGGCTCGGTCAGCTTCGACGGCGAGACCATCGAGGGGGCGCCGCCGCTGTGGGCCGCCTCGGCCGCCGGCCACCTGGCCGTGGTGCGCTGCCTGCTGGAGCGGGGGGCCTCGGTGAACCAGACCACGCTGACCAACTCCACCCCGCTGCGGGCCGCCTGCTTCGACGGGCACCTGGAGATCGTGCGCTACctggtgggggagcggggggccgACCTGGAGGTGGCCAACCGCCACGGGCACACCTGCCTGATGATCTCCTGCTACAAGGGGCACCGCGAGATCGCCGGCTACCTGCTGGAGAAGGGGGCGGACGTCAACCGCCGCAGCGTGAAGGGCAACACCGCCCTGCACGACTGCGCCGAGTCCGGGAGCCTGGAgatcctgcagctgctgctccgcGCCAAGGCCCGCATGGAGCGGGATGGTTACGGCATGACCCCGCTGCTGGCTGCCAGCGTCACCGGGCACACCAACATCGTGGAGTACCTCATCCAAGGAGGGCTGCAAAACGAGGAGGGGGATGAGATGTTGGGGAATGAGGGCGGGGTCTGCACCGCCAGGGGGCGGCAGCAGAGGGGTTGTGGTAGTGGCCAGGAAACGCATCAGTGCTGCCCCGAGGAAGGGCAGCAAGAGGGCCGGAAGGGATGCTGTGCCACTAGCCAGGATGAGCAGCAGGGCCCTTTTGAGTGCTGCAGTCGGGGGGCTGCTGTAGAAGCCCTGGAGCTGCTAGGAGCCACCTTTGTGGATAAGAAGCGTGACCTGCTGGGGGCTCTCAAGTACTGGCGAAGAGCCATGGAGCTTCGGCACCAGGGGGGGCAGTACCTGAGCAAGCCTGAGCCCCGGCAGCTGGTGCTGGCTTATGACTACTCTCGGGAGGTGAGCACCCTGGAGGAACTAGAAGCCCTGATCACTGACCCGGATGAGATGCGCATGCAGGCACTTCTGATCCGAGAGCGCATCCTGGGCCCCTCTCATCCAGACACCTCGTATTACATCCGTTACCGGGGGGCAGTCTATGCTGACTCGGGCAACTTTGAACGCTGTATTAACCTGTGGAAGTATGCCCTGGACATGCAGCAAGGCAATCTGGAGCCCCTCAGCCCCATGACTGCCAgcagcttcctttcttttgctgAGCTCTTCTCCTATGTGCTTCAGGACCGCTCCAAGGGCACCTTAGCTACTCAGCTGGGCTTCTCCGACCTCATGGGAGTGCTGAGCAAAGGGGTCCGGGAGGTAGAGCGGGCGCTTCTGCTTCACAAGGACCCGGTGGCTGACTCTGCACAGTTCACCAAGGCACTAGCCATCATCCTCCATCTGGTCTTTCTGCTGGAGAAGGTGGAATGCACCCCTGAGCAGGAGCACCAGAAGCGCCAGACCATCTACTGCTTGCTCAAGTGCAGTCCCAGGGCCAAGAACGGGTTCACTCCCTTGCACATGGCAGTGGACAAGGACACCACCACAGTGGGGCGCTACCCAGTGGGCAAGTTCCCATCACTCCATGTTGTGAACCTGCTGCTGGAGTGTGGGGCTGACCCAGACAGCCGTGACTATGACAACAACACCCCGCTGCACATTGCTGCCCAGAACAACTGCCCGCTGATCATGAGTGCCCTGATGGAGGCCGGGGCCCACATGGACGCCACCAACGCCTTCAAGCAGACAGCTTACGAGCTGCTGGATGAGAAGCTGCTTACCAAGAGCATGATGCAGCCCTTTAACTACATTACCCTCCAGTGCCTTGCTGCCCGTGCCCTGGACAAGCACAAGATCCCTTACAAGGGCTTCATCCCTGAGGAGCTGGAGGCCTTCATTGAACTTCATTAG